A stretch of Candidatus Nanogingivalaceae bacterium DNA encodes these proteins:
- the rpsJ gene encoding 30S ribosomal protein S10: protein MAEQGLTIRIRLKAYDHKVIDQSAKQIVDTALRTGATVAGPVPLPTRRSTFTVVKSPHVYKMGGEAYEMRVHKRLIDISNATPKTIDSLQNLSLPAGVDAEIKM, encoded by the coding sequence ATGGCAGAACAAGGCCTAACAATTCGTATTCGCCTAAAAGCATACGATCACAAAGTTATTGACCAAAGTGCAAAACAAATTGTTGATACTGCACTTCGAACTGGAGCAACTGTTGCTGGACCAGTTCCACTACCAACACGTCGAAGTACTTTCACAGTCGTGAAAAGCCCGCACGTTTACAAAATGGGTGGTGAAGCTTATGAAATGCGCGTACACAAACGTTTGATTGATATCAGTAACGCTACACCAAAAACTATCGATTCTTTGCAAAACCTCAGCCTTCCAGCTGGTGTTGATGCAGAAATCAAAATGTAG
- the tuf gene encoding elongation factor Tu, producing MADFDRSKPHVNVGTMGHVDHGKTTLTAAITAVLAKRLPSEVNKPIAYDQIDNAPEEKARGITIASSHQEYESKNRHYAHVDMPGHADYVKNMITGAAQVDGAVLVIAATDGPMPQTREHVLLAKQVGVPKIVVFLNKMDMADEELVELIEMDVRELLSANGFDGDNAPIIKGSALKALEGDEKYEDAIMELVDAMDSYIEEPVRDMDKPFLMPIEDVFSIKGRGTVATGRIEQGVVKLNDEVEIVGLRPSQKTVVTGIEAFKKSLDQGQAGDNAGLLLRGIDRDQIERGQVIAAPGTITPHTEFEAEVYILKKDEGGRHTPFSKGYKPQFYFRTTDVTGEVELPADKEMVMPGDNVTFKVKLQAPIAMEQGLNFAIREGGRTVGAGVVTNIIK from the coding sequence ATGGCAGATTTTGACCGCTCAAAGCCACACGTAAACGTTGGTACAATGGGACACGTTGACCACGGTAAAACAACTCTTACTGCGGCTATCACAGCAGTTCTTGCAAAACGACTTCCATCAGAAGTTAACAAACCAATCGCGTACGATCAAATCGACAACGCTCCAGAAGAAAAAGCTCGTGGTATTACGATTGCTTCTTCTCACCAAGAATATGAATCAAAAAACCGACACTATGCTCACGTTGACATGCCTGGACACGCAGACTATGTTAAAAACATGATTACTGGTGCCGCTCAAGTTGATGGTGCTGTTCTTGTTATCGCAGCTACAGATGGTCCTATGCCACAAACTCGTGAACACGTTCTTTTGGCAAAACAAGTTGGTGTGCCTAAGATTGTTGTTTTCTTGAACAAAATGGATATGGCCGATGAAGAACTTGTTGAATTGATTGAAATGGACGTTCGTGAACTTCTTTCAGCAAATGGATTTGATGGCGACAACGCTCCAATCATCAAAGGTTCAGCTCTTAAAGCTCTTGAAGGTGATGAAAAATACGAAGACGCTATTATGGAATTGGTTGATGCTATGGACTCATACATCGAAGAACCAGTTCGCGATATGGACAAACCATTCTTGATGCCTATCGAAGACGTTTTCTCAATTAAAGGACGTGGTACAGTTGCTACTGGACGAATCGAACAAGGTGTTGTTAAACTTAACGATGAAGTTGAAATTGTTGGTCTTCGCCCATCACAAAAAACAGTTGTTACTGGTATCGAAGCCTTCAAAAAATCTCTTGATCAAGGTCAAGCAGGTGACAACGCTGGTCTTCTTCTTCGTGGTATTGACCGAGATCAAATTGAACGTGGACAAGTTATTGCTGCTCCTGGCACAATTACTCCACACACAGAATTTGAAGCTGAAGTTTATATCTTGAAGAAAGATGAAGGTGGACGACACACTCCATTCTCAAAGGGTTACAAACCACAATTCTACTTCCGAACAACTGACGTTACTGGTGAAGTTGAACTTCCAGCCGACAAAGAAATGGTTATGCCTGGTGACAACGTAACTTTCAAAGTTAAATTGCAAGCACCTATCGCCATGGAACAAGGTTTGAACTTTGCTATCCGTGAAGGTGGACGAACTGTTGGTGCTGGTGTTGTTACAAACATCATCAAATAA
- a CDS encoding aminotransferase class V-fold PLP-dependent enzyme: protein MDDFKYLPENAHYFDSACQSLRPQPVLDALNDYYLSFNSCGERVKYAWGRKVDEKVEETREAVLDLLKLKEKDYFVSFTLNTTYGLNLLLSQLELPVSKVITSEIEHNSVFLSTIEFAKKHQIERIVLEREEDGSISLENDFSKALVVVNAASNIDGRRLENIKKLVKKIKKQGGFVIIDAAQALGSSYELLQKVPADAIVSSAHKMYSASLGIMVVRKDFAKFVKTSFIGGGMVSGVSKESYEVLDGEHIHALFEPGLQAWGEIIALKTAIDWLKKQKKTSQIDNFANEIFEFLNTQKGVHVINKKPAPVISFYHDELDAHLIAQALSDEGIMVRSGYFCAHYYLKEVRKLPHLVRISIGLHNTEADVVKLKEVLERIFS, encoded by the coding sequence TTGGACGATTTTAAATATTTGCCAGAAAATGCTCATTATTTTGATTCGGCGTGCCAATCTTTGCGCCCACAACCAGTTTTGGATGCTTTAAATGATTACTATTTGAGTTTTAACTCTTGTGGCGAGCGTGTAAAATACGCTTGGGGTAGAAAAGTTGATGAAAAGGTTGAAGAAACTCGTGAAGCAGTTTTGGATTTATTAAAGTTAAAAGAAAAAGATTATTTTGTAAGTTTTACGCTTAACACAACCTATGGTTTAAATTTATTGCTTTCGCAGCTTGAATTACCAGTTTCGAAAGTGATAACTAGCGAGATTGAACATAATTCGGTTTTTCTTTCAACGATTGAATTTGCCAAAAAACATCAAATTGAACGAATCGTGCTTGAACGCGAAGAAGATGGTTCGATTTCGCTCGAGAATGATTTTTCGAAAGCTTTGGTTGTAGTTAATGCGGCTTCAAATATTGATGGGCGACGACTCGAAAATATCAAAAAACTAGTGAAGAAAATCAAAAAACAAGGCGGATTTGTGATTATTGATGCGGCACAAGCGCTAGGTTCAAGCTACGAATTGCTCCAAAAAGTTCCAGCGGATGCGATCGTTTCGAGCGCGCACAAGATGTATTCAGCAAGCCTTGGAATTATGGTTGTTCGAAAAGATTTTGCGAAATTCGTAAAAACTTCTTTTATTGGCGGTGGAATGGTTTCGGGCGTTTCGAAAGAATCTTATGAGGTATTGGATGGCGAACATATTCATGCACTTTTCGAACCAGGACTTCAAGCTTGGGGTGAAATTATTGCCTTGAAAACAGCAATTGATTGGTTAAAAAAACAAAAGAAAACTTCACAAATTGATAATTTTGCGAATGAAATTTTCGAGTTTTTGAATACGCAAAAAGGCGTGCATGTAATTAACAAAAAACCAGCGCCAGTTATTAGCTTTTATCACGATGAACTTGATGCGCATTTAATTGCACAGGCTTTGAGTGATGAGGGAATTATGGTGCGAAGTGGTTATTTTTGTGCGCATTACTACTTAAAAGAAGTTCGAAAACTGCCACATTTGGTGCGAATTTCAATTGGCTTGCATAATACTGAAGCCGATGTTGTAAAATTAAAAGAAGTTTTAGAAAGGATTTTTAGCTAA
- a CDS encoding aminoacyltransferase, producing the protein MKSLVEILKEEYQNYCQDKNIDWLQSVEFAEMRKKRGAECYFVALKNDERIEVAGLISSKNKRFDLVMVEQNGVSQADFVDFLVKSEEFARERGAISYRILPKVVRALRNDKLEIIESTNLKWLSEPLLKAGFKYHSGFKHEFDMDVNMHVYLKDLTELSEDGVASTYNQTTRRNLRAAMKKGVNVRKVKESEFADFVAILKSSNQKNGVGTRDEEYYHNLKTCFGEQAHFMGVEFEGKLISAGVFIFSKNEVVYFEGGSLQEYRKIPASTFLQDYMIKEAIRAGASKYNFYGITAEPKASLLRFKAGFRGVAVEYAGEYRKRYLFRTILSKILRR; encoded by the coding sequence ATGAAAAGCCTTGTAGAGATTTTAAAAGAAGAATACCAAAACTATTGCCAAGATAAAAACATTGACTGGTTGCAAAGTGTAGAATTTGCCGAAATGCGCAAGAAGCGTGGCGCAGAATGCTATTTTGTGGCGTTAAAAAATGATGAAAGAATTGAAGTTGCTGGGTTGATTTCTAGCAAAAATAAGCGTTTCGATTTGGTGATGGTTGAGCAAAATGGCGTTTCGCAAGCAGATTTTGTGGATTTTTTGGTGAAGAGTGAAGAATTTGCACGTGAACGTGGAGCGATTTCTTATCGTATTTTACCAAAAGTGGTGCGTGCGCTTCGTAATGACAAGCTTGAAATTATCGAAAGCACTAACTTAAAATGGCTAAGCGAGCCACTATTAAAAGCTGGTTTTAAATATCATTCTGGCTTTAAGCACGAGTTTGATATGGATGTAAACATGCATGTTTATTTGAAAGATCTAACAGAATTAAGTGAAGATGGCGTGGCTTCAACTTATAACCAAACTACCCGCCGAAATTTGCGCGCAGCAATGAAAAAAGGTGTGAATGTTCGCAAAGTTAAAGAGAGCGAATTTGCCGATTTTGTGGCGATTTTAAAAAGCTCAAATCAAAAAAATGGTGTTGGCACGCGGGATGAAGAATATTACCACAATTTAAAAACTTGTTTTGGCGAGCAAGCGCATTTTATGGGTGTAGAATTTGAAGGAAAATTAATTTCTGCTGGCGTGTTTATCTTTTCGAAAAATGAAGTTGTCTATTTTGAAGGTGGAAGTCTTCAAGAATATCGCAAAATTCCAGCTTCAACATTTTTGCAAGATTATATGATTAAAGAGGCGATTCGTGCAGGAGCTTCGAAATATAATTTTTATGGTATCACGGCAGAACCAAAGGCGAGCTTGTTGCGTTTTAAAGCTGGTTTTCGTGGTGTAGCGGTTGAGTATGCTGGTGAATATCGCAAAAGATATTTATTCCGCACAATTTTGAGTAAAATTTTGCGGCGATAA
- a CDS encoding DEAD/DEAH box helicase family protein has protein sequence MSFIEVSRMDYNFLYEFYNTLDKIEKQKFRKKIPDYIVGNLKYSLRPYQEEAVNRYLYHYSCEASSREQILFNMATGSGKTLLMAAIILEKYKQGERNFIFFVNNDNILTKTRSNFVDSGNEKYLFADKIVIDNQVVNVREVTDFSDAQSDAINIVFTTIQKLHLDLNTPRENRLSYEQFEGLSVVLLADEAHHLNAGLSKGEKDDNTSWTSTIENIQKRAARSSIFEFTATIDLSNKDIAEKYKDSLIFKYDLKEFRLDKYSKDVLFHLVDGNLKVRMLNAILISQYRKKIALKNGVNLKPLVMFKSEKIADNKGNMELFQEMLSELTPEMILEQKEMIQINTDTKVNVLQKALDFFEASELSLFDLISELQEDFREERLLLIDGKNKNSNHLVTLNTLELPSNEIRAIFAVDMLNEGWDVLNLFDIVRLYDKRDGKTTETGFQAGKTTNAEKQLIGRGARYYPFVIDGKVEEKYTRKFDENENNELRVIEQLHYHSANNPRYIYEMKQVLRESGIYDDQNMVERELKLKESFKRTRTYTDGVVWMNKRLSYEEVVKSRQGSLFDTTFVPDSIEVSFPSNSIFEIDAFGDDNDSTPINNPNEFFFKFGKVIDMHIVRHAMNRNKNFTFDKIRKAIVGISSVSGFIDKLSNVEVQYKGCAKNKDMLNQDEKLVIAEKLLREMENSLLPMEQRYFGSDTFEAYSIREIFEDDIIRRYTINKHNNKEFGHSQKNPNDTQYYANIDALEWYAYDDNFGTDEEKLLVTTLKPLINELEEKWSDIYLLRNEKAVRIYNFEDGKAFEPDFLLFANDKRSENTSWQIFIEPKGDGSFDSEGGFDKGKEGWKQRFLNEITKRSDAKMLIDNDNYRIVGLPFFNNKISRDKIKTILRDL, from the coding sequence ATGAGTTTTATAGAGGTGAGCAGAATGGATTATAACTTCTTGTATGAATTTTATAATACTTTGGACAAAATAGAAAAACAAAAATTCCGAAAAAAGATACCAGACTATATAGTAGGTAATTTAAAATATTCTCTTCGCCCATATCAAGAAGAAGCAGTGAACCGTTATTTATATCATTATTCTTGTGAAGCGTCTTCTCGAGAACAAATCTTGTTTAATATGGCAACAGGTTCAGGTAAAACCTTGTTAATGGCTGCAATCATTCTTGAAAAGTATAAGCAAGGTGAACGTAATTTTATCTTCTTTGTTAATAATGACAATATTCTTACAAAAACGAGAAGTAATTTTGTAGATTCTGGTAATGAAAAATATTTATTTGCAGACAAAATTGTGATTGATAACCAAGTGGTGAATGTGCGTGAAGTGACTGATTTCTCGGATGCACAATCAGATGCTATTAATATTGTGTTTACAACAATTCAAAAGTTACATTTAGATTTAAATACACCGCGTGAGAACCGCTTGTCATATGAACAATTTGAAGGTTTATCAGTTGTTTTATTAGCAGACGAAGCTCACCATCTAAACGCTGGATTAAGTAAAGGCGAAAAAGATGATAACACAAGCTGGACTTCTACAATTGAGAACATTCAAAAAAGAGCGGCACGTTCAAGTATTTTTGAGTTTACGGCTACCATTGATCTTTCCAATAAAGATATTGCAGAAAAATACAAAGACTCTTTAATTTTTAAATACGATTTGAAGGAATTCCGTCTTGATAAGTACTCAAAAGATGTTTTGTTCCATTTAGTTGATGGTAATTTAAAGGTTCGCATGTTGAATGCAATTCTTATCAGTCAATATCGTAAAAAAATTGCATTAAAGAATGGCGTGAATTTAAAACCACTAGTCATGTTTAAATCTGAGAAAATTGCGGATAATAAAGGGAACATGGAATTGTTCCAAGAAATGTTATCAGAGTTGACCCCTGAAATGATTTTAGAGCAAAAAGAAATGATTCAGATTAATACAGACACAAAAGTCAATGTGCTGCAAAAAGCGTTGGACTTTTTTGAAGCGTCTGAGCTCAGTTTGTTTGACCTAATTTCTGAATTACAAGAAGACTTTCGTGAAGAGCGTTTGCTATTGATTGATGGAAAGAATAAGAATAGTAATCACCTTGTAACACTAAACACGTTGGAGTTACCTTCAAACGAAATTCGTGCAATCTTTGCAGTAGATATGTTAAATGAAGGCTGGGATGTACTAAACTTGTTTGATATTGTTCGTTTGTATGATAAGCGTGATGGAAAAACAACTGAAACAGGATTTCAAGCTGGCAAAACTACAAATGCTGAAAAACAATTAATCGGGCGTGGGGCACGTTATTATCCTTTTGTGATTGATGGAAAAGTTGAAGAGAAATATACTCGTAAATTTGACGAAAACGAAAATAACGAACTTCGTGTTATTGAACAATTACATTACCATTCAGCCAATAACCCTAGATATATTTATGAGATGAAGCAAGTTTTACGTGAATCCGGAATTTATGACGATCAAAATATGGTTGAACGAGAGTTAAAACTAAAAGAATCGTTCAAGAGAACCCGTACTTATACTGACGGTGTTGTGTGGATGAACAAACGTCTTTCGTATGAAGAAGTAGTTAAAAGCAGACAAGGTAGTTTATTTGATACAACATTTGTGCCAGATAGTATTGAAGTATCATTTCCTTCTAATAGTATTTTCGAGATAGACGCTTTTGGGGATGATAATGACAGTACTCCGATTAATAATCCTAATGAATTTTTCTTTAAATTTGGCAAGGTAATTGACATGCATATTGTTCGACATGCTATGAATAGGAATAAAAACTTTACGTTTGATAAGATTCGTAAGGCAATAGTTGGTATTTCTAGCGTCTCTGGATTTATAGATAAGCTATCAAATGTTGAAGTACAGTATAAGGGGTGTGCAAAAAATAAAGATATGCTAAACCAAGATGAAAAGTTGGTTATTGCAGAAAAGCTTCTTCGGGAGATGGAAAACTCTTTACTGCCTATGGAGCAGCGTTACTTTGGGTCAGATACCTTTGAGGCTTATTCAATTCGGGAAATTTTTGAAGATGATATTATTCGTAGATATACAATTAATAAACATAATAATAAGGAATTTGGTCATTCTCAAAAGAACCCCAATGACACGCAATATTATGCGAACATAGATGCTCTTGAATGGTATGCTTATGATGATAATTTTGGAACCGATGAAGAGAAGTTACTAGTTACAACATTAAAACCTCTAATAAATGAACTGGAAGAAAAATGGTCAGATATTTATCTGCTAAGAAACGAAAAAGCTGTCCGGATATATAATTTTGAGGATGGAAAAGCTTTTGAACCAGATTTCTTACTATTTGCTAATGATAAAAGGAGCGAAAACACTTCATGGCAGATCTTTATTGAGCCAAAAGGTGATGGGTCCTTTGATAGTGAAGGTGGATTCGACAAAGGAAAAGAAGGTTGGAAGCAACGCTTCTTGAATGAGATTACAAAACGGTCTGATGCTAAAATGCTGATTGATAATGACAATTATCGTATTGTTGGGCTGCCTTTCTTTAATAATAAGATTAGTAGAGATAAAATTAAAACTATATTACGGGATTTATAA